A single genomic interval of Aegicerativicinus sediminis harbors:
- a CDS encoding rhamnogalacturonan acetylesterase: protein MKPIQLIIVLLLMVLTTNCQKEPYVKPTVFLVGDSTVKNGKGDGAGGLWGWGDFIGQYLDTTKVSVENHALGGTSSRTYQNLGLWDSVYHRLKKGDYVLIQFGHNDNGPVNDTFRARGTIKGIGDETEEIDNLITKKHEIVHSYGWYIKKIAEQTKEKGAIPIIMSPIPRNIWTDGKVPRNNQTYGLWSKQIAKITDATIIDLNSKMADTLEQFGEEKVTDNYFYSKDHTHTSAAGAVLAASIIINGISKTSNSLKKYVIEKPQIHFPKRKNLFLIGDSTMAENGNENAVGWGVPFPKYIDTFRVKVINKARGGRSSRTFIDEGLWDDALSEFQKGDFVLIQFGHNDAGNIDKEKYRGSLNGIGEEIQNVKRDSLIETVHTYGWYLSKMIDDTRSEGATPIILSFTPRNEWPGGKVERRNDTYVKWAEEVASNKQVSFLDVHNLVAEKYEELGIEKVKPFFPKDHTHTNLNGAEFTAFVIANAIKTSREIGLGQYIQIKK from the coding sequence ATGAAACCAATACAATTAATTATAGTCCTCCTTTTAATGGTTCTTACAACAAATTGTCAAAAAGAACCGTACGTTAAACCAACAGTATTCTTGGTTGGTGATTCAACAGTTAAAAATGGAAAAGGTGATGGTGCAGGTGGCCTCTGGGGGTGGGGAGATTTTATTGGCCAGTATTTAGACACTACTAAAGTATCGGTGGAAAATCATGCCCTTGGGGGTACAAGTAGTAGAACTTACCAAAATTTAGGTTTGTGGGATTCCGTTTATCACAGATTAAAGAAAGGCGATTACGTCTTAATTCAGTTTGGACATAATGACAATGGTCCGGTAAATGATACTTTTCGCGCAAGGGGAACTATTAAAGGAATTGGTGATGAAACCGAAGAAATCGACAATTTGATTACTAAAAAACATGAAATTGTCCACAGCTATGGATGGTATATTAAGAAAATAGCTGAACAAACTAAAGAAAAGGGAGCCATTCCTATAATCATGTCTCCAATTCCAAGGAATATTTGGACGGACGGTAAAGTGCCGCGAAATAATCAAACCTATGGTTTATGGTCAAAGCAAATTGCTAAAATCACTGATGCAACGATTATTGACTTAAACTCAAAAATGGCTGACACACTCGAACAATTTGGGGAAGAAAAAGTTACCGATAACTACTTTTACAGCAAAGATCATACGCATACCTCGGCAGCGGGTGCTGTCTTGGCTGCTTCTATTATTATTAATGGAATTTCAAAAACCTCGAATTCCTTAAAGAAATATGTGATTGAAAAGCCACAAATACATTTTCCTAAAAGAAAGAATCTCTTTCTTATTGGCGACTCAACAATGGCTGAAAACGGAAATGAAAATGCTGTAGGTTGGGGAGTGCCGTTTCCCAAATATATTGACACTTTTAGGGTTAAAGTAATTAATAAAGCGAGAGGAGGAAGAAGCAGCCGTACTTTTATTGATGAAGGTCTTTGGGATGATGCCTTATCAGAATTTCAAAAAGGAGATTTCGTGTTGATTCAATTTGGGCACAACGATGCGGGCAATATTGACAAAGAAAAATACCGAGGATCTTTGAATGGAATTGGCGAGGAGATTCAAAACGTTAAACGAGACAGCTTAATTGAAACAGTCCACACCTACGGATGGTATTTATCTAAAATGATTGACGATACTAGATCGGAAGGTGCAACACCTATCATACTAAGTTTTACACCGAGAAATGAATGGCCGGGAGGAAAGGTTGAAAGAAGAAACGATACCTATGTTAAATGGGCTGAAGAAGTGGCAAGTAACAAGCAAGTATCTTTTTTGGATGTTCACAACTTGGTAGCTGAAAAATATGAAGAACTTGGAATAGAGAAGGTGAAGCCATTCTTTCCCAAGGACCATACACATACAAATTTAAATGGAGCTGAATTTACTGCCTTTGTTATTGCAAATGCAATAAAAACTTCCAGAGAAATAGGATTAGGCCAATATATTCAGATAAAAAAATAG